In Aspergillus oryzae RIB40 DNA, chromosome 6, one genomic interval encodes:
- a CDS encoding uncharacterized protein (predicted protein) gives MFSNEHLEKLLEERKRLAESRGFTLEYQQEQEKIENTVCHPRIAPATEEKYERAVTNWALWRLSRSEPKDANLTREDPDPTPQQLKLFAESYVVSRKTKPSQKSACNNFTCFTSKWERETSRTLPLGLKKDVLNIIFFTIYLAKTTMIMYTSVQEYRLQVHWLSFLALLLELVLLSNRARTGKPMNASTISI, from the exons ATGTTTTCGAACGAGCACCTCGAAAAGTTGCTGGAAGAGCGCAAGAGACTAGCCGAGTCACGTGGATTCACCCTAGAGTatcaacaggaacaggaaaagattGAGAATACTGTTTGTCACCCTCGAATTGCTCCAGCCACGGAGGAGAAGTACGAACGAGCGGTTACCAACTGGGCGCT GTGGAGGCTCTCTCGGAGCGAACCCAAGGATGCAAATCTTACCAGAGAAGATCCCGACCCGACGCCACAGCAACTAAAACTATTCGCAGAAAGCTACGTTGTTTCCCGAAAGACAAAGCCCTCTCAGAAGTCAGCATGTAATAATTTCACTTGTTTCACCTCTAAGTGGGAGCGTGAAACGTCGCGAACGCTTCCCTTGGGTTTAAAAAAGGATGTTCTGAAT atcatcttcttcaccatctATTTGGCGAAGACAACCATGATTATGTACACGAGCGTGCAAGAGTACAGACTGCAAGTTCACTGGCTCTCTTTTCTGGCTCTGCTGCTAGAGCTGGTGCTATTGTCGAATCGAGCTCGTACAGGAAAACCAATGAATGCCTCTACTATAAG CATCTGA
- a CDS encoding uncharacterized protein (predicted protein), whose amino-acid sequence MTTSEGPKANEAWTFSSLRHHLTSLAERDGFRDRLRVHGIRGAMANKIDPKASAATRGQALDHMDHDSYLKYQSSLKAVDMMALYHDLDPDYECREMEQSMAHHRDQNVPLRLDAASLAEFEKDEEVILINQRISELTQEIHGRPDKHADLVSERSKLYTRKAKKLRTKRSEFIENWWNVCYDEYIIGNDFLERDTTCLFQIYRKYMPERARLNDNIFKQVPLDSDVGRQCLRDASLYFSREGGILSGHDSRRGKMSNMCQADVKRSLGPTVLQGKGHGLRHQWLWNPFMGITMARVK is encoded by the exons ATGACTACTTCCGAAGGTCCCAAAGCAAACGAAGCGTGGACATTCTCTTCGTTACGTCACCATCTCACTAGTTTGGCTGAACGGGATGGCTTCAGAGACCGCTTACGAGTGCATGGAATCAGGGGTGCTATGGCAAACAAAATCGATC CCAAGGCATCAGCCGCGACCCGCGGCCAGGCGTTAGATCATATGGATCATGACTCATACTTGAAATACCAGTCATCGCTCAAAGCAGTAGATATGATGGCTCTGTACCATGACCTGGATCCGGATTATGAATGTCGTGAAATGGAACAGAGCATGGCCCACCACCGTGATCAAAATGTTCCGCTTCGACTTGATGCTGCCTCTCTCGCAGAGTTCGAAAAAGATGAGGAAGTGATTCTGATTAACCAACGGATCAGTGAACTGACGCAGGAGATTCATGGCCGGCCTGATAAACATGCCGACTTAGTATCGGAGAGATCTAAACTTTACACCCGGAAAGCCAAAAAGCTCCGCACCAAACGTTCCGAATTCATTGAAAATTGGTGGAATGTTTGCTATGACGAGTACATTATTGGGAACGACTTTTTGGAACGCGACACTACCTGCCTTTTTCAAATTTACCGTAAATATATGCCTGAAAGAGCACGCTTAAATGACAACATTTTCAAGCAAGTGCCTCTCGATAGTGATGTTGGGAGGCAATGTTTACGTGATGCG TCTTTGTACTTCAGTCGAGAAGGTGGCATATTATCCGGGCATGACTCCCGTAGAGGGAAAATGTCCAATATGTGCCAAGCAGATGTCAAG CGGAGCCTAGGTCCAACTGTGTTGCAAGGAAAAGGCCATGGACTGAGACATCAATGGCTCTGGAATCCGTTCATGGGGATCACGATGGCGAGGGTAAAATAA
- a CDS encoding HET domain-containing protein (predicted protein), with the protein MEAFEYEPIDLEGPSFRLLLLYSGTTPDEIECTLLQAWFDGDSACPYDALSYTWGDTEKSDYIKIDGRRLDVTTNLYLALQDMRFPNTYRVLWVDAVCINQNNEAERGHQVQQMGCIYSRAEQIIIWLGQGRYETNAVMDSLKQLEEESREHPYKDWKLGDKHWIKLWSSVHGNLRSRYPGLERLQHEGIKLLLDRPWFYRVWILQEVANARTAVVLSGNRSVSTRIFALAPFLIGVKPEPHCQAVLDIMPGASRNNSWWSQKRGLYTLLLKFRGSKATDPRDMIFALLGIALDVRDSNILRADYTKTVEEVIHDAASFLFGLSFPYHTMRGFLSNLTSMNTTYLKRAAESSDANNIVRLLEERDEVQITEEFLEAAAGNTSSGKDILALLLEQRKDEVRITEKILEAVAGNTASGKDMLELLLKRRKDEVKITEKVLEAAAGNIRSGYDILALLLEQRKDEVQITEKVLEAAAANIRSGYNILALLLEQRKDEVRITERVLEAAAGNTISGKDVLVLLLGEWGEEILIVAASCYSSGKQIMSCLLDQHSKKVKITEKVLEAAAGNTNSGNDILALLLEQRKDEVKITEKVLEAAAGNIRSGYDILALLLEQQQDKVQITEKVLEAAAGNMRSGYDILALLLEQQQDKVQITEKVLEAAAGNIRSGKDILELLLEQQQDKVQITEKVLEAAAANIRSGIFILALLLEQQQDKVKITEKVLEAAAGNIGNGRSIIILLLEQRKDEVKVTEKVLKAAAGNIGNGRSIIILLLEQRKDEVKVTEKVLKAAAGNIGNGRSIIILLLEQRKDEVKITEKVLEAAAGNTASGKDILELLLKRRKDEVRITEKVLEAAAGNMRSGYDILALLLEQRKDEVQITQKVLEAAAANIANGKDMLELLLKRRKDEVRITEKVPWGMPQFL; encoded by the coding sequence ATGGAAGCTTTTGAATACGAACCAATAGATCTTGAAGGACCTTCCTTTCGGCTGCTCCTACTTTACAGTGGCACAACGCCTGATGAGATTGAATGCACGCTCCTGCAAGCCTGGTTTGACGGTGACAGCGCGTGTCCCTATGACGCTTTATCGTATACATGGGGTGATACGGAGAAGTCAGATTACATAAAGATTGATGGGAGAAGGCTTGATGTCACTACAAACTTGTACCTTGCGCTTCAGGATATGCGTTTCCCAAATACATACCGAGTACTTTGGGTTGATGCTGTTTGCATCAACCAGAATAACGAAGCAGAACGAGGACACCAGGTTCAACAAATGGGTTGCATATATTCTCGTGCTGAACAGATCATTATCTGGTTAGGTCAAGGGAGATACGAGACAAACGCTGTCATGGATTCTCTGAagcaactggaagaagagagtcGAGAGCACCCATATAAGGATTGGAAGCTCGGGGACAAGCACTGGATAAAGCTTTGGTCATCAGTGCACGGAAACTTACGGAGTCGGTATCCAGGTCTCGAAAGGCTACAGCACGAAGGTATAAAATTGCTTTTGGACCGGCCTTGGTTTTACAGAGTTTGGATTTTGCAAGAAGTCGCCAACGCGCGAACCGCCGTGGTTCTCAGCGGCAACAGATCTGTGTCGACACGCATTTTTGCTCTTGCCCCGTTCCTGATAGGGGTGAAGCCAGAACCTCACTGTCAAGCCGTCTTAGATATAATGCCAGGAGCCTCAAGGAATAATTCTTGGTGGAGTCAGAAGCGCGGCCTGTATACCCTCCTGCTAAAATTCAGGGGAAGCAAAGCAACTGACCCTCGGGATATGATATTTGCCTTGCTTGGCATAGCTCTAGATGTAAGAGACAGTAATATCCTGCGTGCTGATTACACAAAGACAGTCGAGGAAGTTATTCACGATGCCGCTTCATTCCTATTTGGCCTATCCTTCCCCTATCATACGATGCGGGGATTTCTGTCTAATCTCACTTCCATGAACACGACTTATCTTAAAAGAGCTGCAGAATCATCTGATGCGAATAATATAGTCCGTCTTCTTGAGGAGCGAGACGAAGTCCAGATTACAGAGGAAtttcttgaagctgcggcaggGAATACAAGCAGTGGAAAAGATATactggcgcttcttcttgagcagcgaaaagatgaagtcagGATCACAGAGAAGATCCTTGAAGCTGTAGCAGGGAATACAGCCAGTGGAAAAGATATGTTGGAACTTCTTCTTAAGCggcgaaaagatgaagttaAGATCACAGAGaaggttcttgaagctgcggcaggGAATATACGCAGTGGATATGATATactggcgcttcttcttgagcagcgaaaagatgaagttcaGATCACAGAGAAGGTACTTGAAGCTGCAGCAGCGAATATACGCAGTGGATATAATATactggcgcttcttcttgagcagcgaaaagatgaagtcagGATCACAGAGagggttcttgaagctgcggcaggGAATACAATAAGTGGAAAAGATGTGCTGGtgcttctccttggggaATGGGGAGAAGAGATTTTGATAGTTGCGGCAAGTTGTTACTCAAGTGGAAAGCAAATAATGAGTTGTCTCCTTGATCAGCACAGCAAAAAGGTCAAGATCACAGAGaaggttcttgaagctgcggcaggGAATACAAACAGTGGAAATGACATactggcgcttcttcttgagcagcgaaaagatgaagttaAGATCACAGAGaaggttcttgaagctgcggcaggGAATATACGCAGTGGATATGATATactggcgcttcttcttgagcagcaaCAAGATAAAGTCCAGATCACAGAGaaggttcttgaagctgcggcaggGAATATGCGCAGTGGATATGATATactggcgcttcttcttgagcagcaaCAAGATAAAGTCCAGATCACAGAGAAGGTActtgaagctgcggcaggGAATATACGCAgtggaaaagatatattggaacttcttcttgagcagcaaCAAGATAAAGTCCAGATCACAGAGAAGGTACTTGAAGCTGCAGCAGCGAATATACGCAGTGGTATATTTATACTGgcacttcttcttgagcagcaaCAAGATAAAGTTAAAATTACAGAGAAAgttcttgaagctgcagcAGGCAATATAGGCAATGGAAGATCTATTATAatacttcttcttgagcagcgaaaagatgaagtcaagGTCACAGAGAAGGTTCTTAAAGCTGCAGCAGGCAATATAGGCAATGGAAGATCTATTATAatacttcttcttgagcagcgaaaagatgaagtcaagGTCACAGAGAAGGTTCTTAAAGCTGCAGCAGGCAATATAGGCAATGGAAGATCTATTATAatacttcttcttgagcagcgaaaagatgaagttaAGATCACAGAGaaggttcttgaagctgcagcAGGGAACACAGCCAgtggaaaagatatattagAACTTCTTCTTAAGCggcgaaaagatgaagtcagGATTACAGAGaaggttcttgaagctgcggcaggGAATATGCGCAGTGGATATGATATactggcgcttcttcttgagcagcgaaaagatgaagttcaGATTACACAGaaggttcttgaagctgctGCAGCGAATATAGCCAATGGAAAAGATATGTTGGAACTTCTTCTTAAGCggcgaaaagatgaagtcagGATTACAGAGAAGGTACCCTGGGGCATGCCACAGTTTCTCTAG
- a CDS encoding uncharacterized protein (predicted protein) — protein sequence MIFDKGWETASAVKVMNANHLFFASSLIWGRQEDQDCPQVCILVRNYDDAKGTFLHHLKACTFANIVNQITDLKRFTIEDPHVSRLAFGTGSAAIPRESRYHIIEIASFDNPYLWASYTIDSLGSPPLAII from the exons ATGATCTTCGATAAAGGGTGGGAGACTGCAAGCGCCGTTAAGGTTATGA ATGCTAACCATCTTTTCTTCGCCAGCAGTCTCATTTGGGGCAGAC aggaagaccaagactGCCCCCAAGTGTGCATTTTGGTCCGAAACTATGACGACGCGAAGGGGACCTTCCTCCACCATTTAAAAGCCTGCACGTTTGCCAATATTGTTAATCAGATAACTGATTTGAAAAGGTTCACTATTGAAG ATCCCCATGTGTCACGACTGGCGTTCGGAACCGGATCAGCAGCTATTCCGCGGGAATCTCGATATCATATCATAGAAATTGCTTCATTCGATAACCCATACTTGTGGGCCTCGTATACAATAGACTCGCTGGGTAGTCCACCGCTTGCCATCATTTAG
- a CDS encoding uncharacterized protein (predicted protein), whose translation MFVRTSMKSKHSWILKRSCPALQSKRTRIDRPWKTTCILQLHLVQCLVSYPISNSLEDEWNRRDAGADAVTQYCGVFEGGPRRGRPKRKASDSTASNSPSSQPHKVRRTQNNVDRDGTPDSTCDERIRATREHIQQSKQPRHCFQCFADAKQPDDIRFRRFHDSGCVTRHFDSIHLNKGSLKFAGVGEIWRIQENPN comes from the exons ATGTTCGTAAGAACTtcgatgaagagcaagcattcctggatattgaagcGCAGTTGTCCGGCACTGCAgtcgaagaggacgaggataGATCGCCCTTGGAAGACGACATGCATCCTCCAGTTGCATCTGGTGCAATGTCTCGTTTCGTATCCAATATCGAACTCACTAGAGGATGAGTGGAATCGGCGCGATGCAGGCGCCGACGCAGTCACGCAGTACTGTGGTGTCTTTGAAGGAGGTCCACGGAGGGGCCGTCCCAAGCGTAAGGCTTCCGACTCTACTGCATCGAATAGTCCCAGCTCTCAGCCCCATAAAGTGCGCCGAACCCAAAACAACGTCGATCGAGATGGCACACCTGATTCTACATGCGATGAGCGAATACGTGCAACCAGGGAGCACATTCAGCAGTCGAAACAACCTCGGCATTGCTTTCAATGCTTTGCGGATGCAAAGCAGCCTGATGACATTCGCTTTAGAAGGTTCCATGATAGCGGATGTGTAACACGACACTTTGACTCCATTCACCTAAACAAAGGATCACTCAAAT TCGCCGGCGTTGGCGAGATCTGGAGAATCCAGGAGAATCCTAACtga
- a CDS encoding uncharacterized protein (nucleoside phosphorylase) — MSTRDILHHEYTVACICALSIELAAVTALLDDVHSPLPQSDNDSNTYTLGSMSGHNIVIVCLQSGVCGTTSAAFSVAHMRRTFPSIRFGLMVGVGGGAPLSGADVRLGDVVVSMPTEKYGGVIQYDYGKMCYGHLEPMGLLNKPSPLLLTVLSKMRSSYLLPETKTKQIVSDALQEHQATRHFSRPDKDWLFHEMYEHPMGNPDCSSCDKSQLVSREPRASDEPHIHYGLIVSGNQVMKDARARDSIAKDLHALCFEMEAAGIMDQLPCLVIRGICDYCDSHKQNDWQGYAALAAAAYTKALLSLVPLVKDTVCQEKEDQIMLFHIGASRLSFSIVDQTWICQHWNLATASLVIQYCTGRNMQT, encoded by the exons ATGTCGACGCGGGATATATTACACCATGAATACACGGTCGCCTGTATATGCGCATTGTCGATCGAACTGGCTGCTGTGACAGCCCTACTCGATGACGTCCACAGTCCACTTCCCCAGTCGGATAATGACAGTAATACCTACACCCTTGGGAGCATGAGTGGACATAATATAGTAATTGTCTGCCTACAATCCGGTGTCTGTGGAACGACTTCTGCCGCATTTTCGGTGGCTCATATGAGACGAACATTCCCCTCTATTAGATTCGGGTTGATGGTCGGAGTCGGAGGGGGGGCACCTTTAAGCGGTGCCGATGTTCGCCTTGGCGATGTGGTCGTCAGTATGCCTACTGAAAAATACGGCGGTGTAATTCAGTATGATTATGGGAAGATGTGCTATGGACACTTGGAGCCCATGGGTTTGCTCAACAAGCCATCTCCGCTTCTCCTAACCGTCCTTTCCAAAATGCGATCATCCTACCTATTGCCGGAGACAAAGACTAAGCAGATAGTTTCTGATGCCTTGCAGGAACACCAGGCAACCAGGCACTTTTCTCGTCCAGACAAGGACTGGCTCTTTCACGAAATGTATGAGCATCCAATGGGCAACCCGGACTGTTCATCATGCGACAAAAGTCAACTGGTTTCGCGTGAGCCGCGGGCAAGTGATGAGCCGCATATTCATTACGGCCTAATTGTGTCAGGTAATCAAGTCATGAAGGATGCGCGGGCGCGAGACTCCATTGCCAAAGATCTCCACGCCCTCTGTTTTGAAATGGAGGCGGCGGGAATTATGGATCAGCTTCCATGTTTAGTCATACGGGGAATATGTGACTACTGTGATTCTCATAAGCAGAACGACTGGCAGGGCTATGCAGCCCTTGCCGCAGCTGCTTATACAAAGGCACTCTTATCACTCGTTCCCCTAGTGAAGGACACCGTATGCCAAGAGAAAG AGGATCAAATTATGCTCTTTCATATCGGTGCATCGAGGTTATCCTTCAGTATTGTCGACCAGACATGGATATGTCAACACTGGAATCTAGCCACGGCTTCCTTGGTTATTCAGTACTGCACTGGCCGGAACATGCAAACTTAG
- a CDS encoding uncharacterized protein (predicted protein), protein MDSRDIFYLLIWKGADPLWVSERQENLAHLLMHNNGADHETLNLLFDLGLDPAARDTDGKTFMHHGAIHGAFTEELVEFLKSIGALDLHTRDSIGKTPLDYAEEKAHQKFSDVILLHFAGKWKESFKNLSAVASTLL, encoded by the exons ATGGATTCGAG GGATATCTTTTACTTACTCATATGGAAGGGTGCTGATCCACTATGGGTCAGTGAACGTCAAGAAAATCTGGCGCATCTTCTTATGCATAATAACGGAGCAGATCATGAGACACTCAATTTACTGTTTGATTTGGGTTTGGACCCAGCAGCACGAGATACTGATGGCAAGACTTTTATGCATCATGGGGCAATTCATGGTGCGTTCACCGAGGAACTTGTAGAGTTCCTTAAATCAATAGGTGCCTTGGATTTGCATACCAGAGACTCGATTGGCAAGACCCCCCTCGATTACGCCGAAGAAAAGGCTCATCAGAAATTTTCGGACGTTATTCTCTTACATTTTGctgggaaatggaaagaatctTTTAAGAATTTGAGCGCAGTGGCTAGTACGCTCCTATGA
- a CDS encoding uncharacterized protein (predicted protein) codes for MSSDTLGSEGSCAEVVQQGVGDEKSGIRRKDTNLTVETEYVHMLLELDCIHWIYNFLSGFASWILLAGYLVVPGTFTTLQSSHTVKQELDTNPTRKAVLSTIQNPPLVGISCSLLVIGALTMTYLFFRWKQNYFWLINRLFIQKWELVHYGSSNGNCNGNDSVLLISSGTIL; via the exons ATGAGCAGTGATACACTTGGATCGGAAGGCTCCTGCGCAGAGGTGGTGCAACAGGGAGTAGGCGATGAGAAATCTGGAATTCGCCGCAAAGATACAAATCTGACCGTGGAAACTGAATATGTGCACATGCTTCTGGAGCTTGACTGTATCCATTGGATATATAACTTCCTCTCAGGCTTTGCTAGTTGGATTTTATTGGCTGGATATCTCGTGGTGCCCGGGACTTTTACCACTCTTCAAAGTTCTCACACGGTGAAGCAAGAGCTTGATACAAATCCAACTAGAAAAGCTGTCCTGAGCACTATTCAGAACCCACCATTGGTTGGTATATCATGCAGCTTGCTGGTTATCGGGGCCCTCACCATGAcatacctcttcttcagatggAAACAAAACTATTTCTGGCTCATTAACCGTTTATTTAT CCAAAAATGGGAACTGGTCCATTATGGCTCTTCTAACGGTAATTGCAACGGCAACGACAGCGTTCTCCTCATTAGCAGTGGCACTATTCTATAA
- a CDS encoding uncharacterized protein (predicted protein) translates to MSGKRKTLLPKTLHLVHEQGLQDSPTTSISSFIEKPETHLAASSNAAPQKSPGKLLKRDTDLQKCTSKIDKYYTIDQAGLGVLALKDVHHLPFCVIKKYPRNSQKHIRNLKPARHKNLICLFEYAEVQSEMHLVYEYEHIPISLGCLAGSVQFSEVAIATVSREVLEGLQYIHSELRMSHGAINPSNILLTWKGEVKIGAETPDTITAESDLSVSAQEFIDNTKCKSIKELLKVKGSG, encoded by the exons ATGTCTGGCAAACGCAAGACACTCCTTCCGAAAACACTCCATCTTGTTCATGAGCAAGGCTTACAGGACTCTCCAACAACAAGTATTAGTTCCTTCATTGAGAAACCAGAGACTCACTTAGCCGCGTCTTCGAACGCTGCTCCACAAAAGTCTCCAGGAAAGCTGCTCAAGCGGGATACCGATCTGCAGAAATGTACTTCTAAGATAGACAAGTATTACACAATCGACCAAGCTGGCCTAGGGGTGTTAGCCCTCAAAGATGTTCATCATTTGCCATTCTGCGTGATCAAGAAGTACCCAAGAAACAGCCAGAAGCATATTCGAAATCTAAAGCCAGCGCGACATAAGAATCTGATATGTCTTTTCGAATATGCCGAAGTGCAGAGCGAAATGCATCTCGTGTATGAATATGAACATATCCCTATCTCCTTAGGCTGCCTTGCAGGAAGCGTACAATTTAGCGAAGTCGCAATCGCTACTGTCAGCAGAGAAGTCTTAGAGGGtctacagtacatacattcaGAATTGCGGATGTCTCACGGAGCAATAAACCCAAGCAATATTCTGCTGACATGGAAAGGTGAAGTTAAGATCG GGGCTGAGACGCCGGATACTATCACTGCTGAATCCGACCTATCAGTTTCTGCCCAAGAGTTCATCGACAATACAAAATGTAAATCTATAAAAGAACTACTGAAGGTAAAAGGCTCTGGATAA
- a CDS encoding DUF3723 domain-containing protein (predicted protein) — MEAGGLGQRADQITRRRLRSYRGCALVELRHLMFEGEEVLGSRPLDPKNVDRLAKIYELEGCQQLEPEHRVAALIKEDILYQTIEQCNIIPNALFDYANPPTLSFNQNVRLLCLYGKHRLKAAEIHAVASWLVDLYLDDIPAEAIIQLREESTNAKNFKEGDSFRIYRHYKLAQNYAQERKWWARFQTDERRKHIRRLEQTPILINGFDLLLPYIGLWDHLSASQVRQVLGLRCHELVSHYLKVIYRQWSDFFGTEKGGMVDAESVRLIEGRMPKYSLDDQSFISEVMRSGQLFPRLPEPEDRHCLLQKILQTPGRILSLHTLSQDIRFLESPAKAFRHLIPLRKKDTVNQALLKHFRVGDIGNNTEIQISEYEFSPAPAPVNLSFIGIIQLWLFALRHFTRPPKVNGQQQTEAWYLHGQSLGEMAVLATRLGFSSNRIRELQSTDESRLGPEKLFRSLCINMFYLVNDSKVHNMARHFNAGMRSLSRNKEGPRSPPAFTTERFEDRSRRRYNSPTLDEYLRDRAHLFVGNIYSADQSPSQYPTSFAVTREIIFAFFGKEPLYSIFSQRQPSSPSEVPELAREGQIPAPMESGSVAHDNAVVGLEQNIPALDANGDADEYGRAVTLGSPNDYQYEPVELLPHPPGTPDRSLMDVITDDVPLATGFEEYDSKAPLAIKAEISVHRKAVDILQMWYGADDVVVGNCALPYRIFPESIISSFAMSSVLSRLR; from the exons ATGGAGGCTGGCGGACTAGGTCAGCGAGCAGACCAAATTACTCGACGGAGGCTGCGTAGCTATCGTGGATGCGCACTGGTGGAATTGCGTCATCTAATGtttgagggtgaggaggtCCTCGGATCTAGGCCACTGGATCCCAAGAATGTAGACAGGCTGGCCAAAATCTACGAACTTGAGGGTTGCCAGCAACTTGAACCTGAACATCGAGTAGCCGCACTtatcaaagaagatattCTTTATCAGACAATAGAGCAGTGCAATATCATACCAAATGCGTTATTTGATTATGCCAACCCGCCGACATTATCGTTCAACCAGAATGTGAGACTCCTTTGTCTCTACGGAAAACATCGCTTGAAGGCAGCCGAAATACACGCAGTAGCATCGTGGCTAGTTGACCTTTACCTCGACG ATATACCTGCTGAAGCGATCATCCAACTAAGGGAAGAATCTACCAATGCCAAGAACTTCAAGGAGGGTGATTCTTTTCGTATATACCGGCACTATAAACTCGCTCAAAACTATGctcaggaaagaaaatggtgggCAAGGTTCCAGACGGATGAACGGCGGAAGCATATTAGACGGCTTGAACAGACTCCCATACTTATCAATGGGTTTGACCTGTTGCTACCATACATTGGGCTTTGGGACCATTTAAGTGCTTCACAAGTGAGGCAAGTACTTGGCCTTCGTTGTCATGAG CTGGTATCACACTATCTAAAGGTAATCTATCGCCAATGGTCGGACTTCTTCGGCACGGAAAAGGGGGGCATGGTAGATGCAGAGTCAGTGAGACTCATCGAAGGGCGTATGCCTAAATACTCTCTGGATGATCAATCTTTCATCTCAGAAGTAATGAGGTCAGGACAACTGTTTCCTCGGCTTCCAGAGCCCGAGGatcgtcattgtcttctccaaaagATACTGCAAACACCAGGCAGGATTTTGTCACTTCATACGTTAAGTCAAGATATACGGTTCCTCGAATCACCAGCGAAAGCCTTCCGCCACCTCATTCCactaagaaagaaagacactGTGAACCAAGCGCTGTTAAAGCATTTCAGAGTCGGTGATATCGGGAATAATACGGAGATACAAATCTCAGAATATGAATTCAGCCCAGCCCCTGCACCGGTTAATCTGTCATTCATCGGTATCATCCAACTATGGCTGTTCGCTCTGAGGCACTTTACTCGACCGCCGAAAGTAAACGGCCAGCAGCAAACTGAAGCTTGGTATCTTCATGGCCAGTCATTGGGTGAGATGGCTGTCTTAGCAACTCGATTAGGATTCTCGTCCAATAGAATCCGTGAACTTCAGAGTACCGACGAAAGCAGATTGGGCCCCGAGAAGCTTTTTCGAAGTCTTTGCATTAATATGTTTTATTTAGTTAATGACTCTAAAGTACATAATATGGCACGCCATTTCAACGCCGGCATGCGCAGTCTCTCCCGGAACAAGGAAGGTCCACGGAGTCCACCTGCATTTACAACTGAGCGTTTTGAGGATAGGTCCCGACGACGCTATAATTCTCCCACACTGGATGAATATCTAAGAGATAGAGCACACTTGTTTGTCGGAAATATATACAGCGCAGATCAATCTCCTTCACAATACCCAACGTCGTTCGCCGTCACGAGGGAGattatttttgcttttttcggGAAGGAACCATTGTATAGTATATTTTCCCAGAGACAGCCTTCATCACCCAGTGAAGTTCCAGAGCTGGCACGAGAGGGGCAGATTCCTGCTCCAATGGAATCAGGAAGCGTAGCCCATGATAATGCTGTGGTGGGCTTAGAGCAAAATATTCCAGCTCTGGATGCAAATGGCGACGCAGATGAATATGGACGTGCCGTCACTCTAGGATCTCCTAATGACTACCAATACGAGCCTGTTGAGCTCCTACCTCACCCACCGGGAACTCCTGATCGTTCTCTTATGGATGTCATTACGGATGATGTGCCTCTTGCTACTGGGTTTGAAGAGTATGATTCCAAAGCTCCACTCGCAATAAAGGCTGAGATATCAGTACATCGCAAGGCAGTTGATATTCTTCAGATGTGGTATGGTGCAGATGATG TGGTGGTTGGGAATTGCGCTCTACCTTACAGGATCTTTCCAGAGAGCATTATTTCCTCGTTTGCAATGAGTTCGGTATTGTCCAGGTTGAGGTGA
- a CDS encoding uncharacterized protein (predicted protein) gives MGTTKALGSPIQMNPPPYNQGTSCTAAEGGDQQDATFVKYGSPFTMDRLFIGLDPTDGGITAIELIENRPVSFVLKVKINDRDIKLDRLRPTCHRHLANLKEAFVCHESLLFIYERWDGVSLKGIQELRPTFELGEVEVATICCQPWSLKRAEYLY, from the exons ATGGGCACAACTAAGGCCTTGGGTTCACCGATCCAGATGAACCCCCCTCCCTATAACCAAGGGACAAGCTGCACTGCAGCCGAAGGAGGTGATCAACAGGACGCGACTTTCGTCAAATATGGTAGTCCATTCACGATGGACCGTCTCTTTATTGGCCTCGATCCCACAGATGGCGGTATCACCGCCATTGAGCTTATAGAAAATAGGCCTGTGTCTTTCGTCCTCAAGGTCAAAATCAATGACCGTGATATCAAACTCGATCGTCTACGTCCAACATGCCACAGGCACCTCGCCAATCTCAAAGAGGCTTTTGTGTGTCACGAATCCCTTCTGTTTATTTACGAGAGGTGGGATGGGGTTTCACTCAAGGGGATACAAGAATTGCGACCCACCTTCGAGCTCGGAGAAGTCGAAGTGGCTACGATTTGCTGTCAG CCATGGAGCCTTAAGCGAGCAGAATATCTATATTGA